The genome window ATCGCCACTTGTGACTTGCTCGCCGGCAGAGAGCGTGAGGTCCAgcggcgtggcggcgcggggcgCGTCAGGTCGGAgcgagatgacgagggcggcgagttGCTGGAGTCAGAGCAAGTCAAGTCGTCCGAAGGAAGGGGACCAAGGAACACAAAGGATCCCTTTCGGCGGCGGTATATGCCTCTCGCGTAATGGCGAAACAATTGAAGGAAGCAGGGGAAGACAGGGGACGGCGCGGAGGGAGACTCACCAAACCAGCCCGCGACATCTTGGCGCGGGCAATGAGCGTGTCGAATAACTTACCCCCTGGCATCGCATGCGGCACCCAAATCCGTTCTGGCTTGCCAGTGCCGATCGCAGCCCCAGCCGCCGTAGGGGCGTACTTGCCACCACCCGCTAGCCAGGTCCGTACCCGTGccccgccctcgtcgaccacgaACTCGAGGGCGGCACTCTTGTCGCGGGGGACCTTGGCATCGAGAGGgcgggcgagcgagcgcgtcTTGGTCTGGTGCAGTTTGTAGAGTTTGTCGTTGGCCGTAAGGAGCGctggggatggggatggggatggggctGGGTTTGGGACAGTTGAAGAGGAAGGGTTAAGGCGGGGCGGCGACCCGGTCCGCGTCCGGTCCACCTGCTTTGGCACGGCTATGCGCTCCTTCCCTGCCTGGATTGGGAAATGTTTCGCCATCACTTCTGCCGCCTTGTCCCTCCGAACAATCTGCGCGTCCTGTCGTGCGCTAAGCGCACGGGGTGCAGTGCACTCGTGCGCCTCCTGGCTCCGATgtctgatgtcagcctGCCCCAATCAGACATACTTGACACAGAAAGCCCCGCCGCACACACAACGCACTTGGCGCGCCACATTGTCCTCGGCAGCACCTTCGAGGCCACCGACACTCTCGATCGTCTCCACCTTGCATTCCCCAAACGCGCATGTGCCGCGGAGACGCTTCCTGCTTGGCCCGGCTTGAATTTGAGGCTGGGAGCAGTCGTGACCTTGAACATGCTCGCGGCAGAAGACACGCTCGCAGCTGAGACAGGtgaaggggaggaagtCGACGAGTGCGCAGGTCGCGCAGCTTGTCCCGACGTCCAGGAGAGACATGTTGTTGTGGCAAGTGAACGGAGGCTTTTGGGGGTGGCGATTAGATATGGATTAGTCAAccggtggaggtcgtccaACTTGCAACATCCTTCTTCAACATCCCTCTTCAACATCCCTCTTCAACCTTTCAGTTACATTCAACATGGACGACCCCGAGTTTCTCCAACTTTCTGCACGCCAGAGACGTACAGTCGATCGCGCGTTCGAGCGCGGACTGCGGGCGAACAAGGGGCGGCCGTccaagcggcggcggatgACGTCTGGCCTAACAACAGGAACTGCAACCCCTGGAGCAAGAGGCTTCGTCGATGACGGCAGCTTCGTAGACGATCGTGGAGGTTCTGTACCAGAAGAAGGTGGTGGTTTTATCGACGACAGCGGTGGCTTTACCCTCGAAGACGATGCGGGAGGGTTCATCCCAGACGATGGAGCCGGCTTCATCCCCGAAGATGACGGGCCCGGCGGTTTCATACCCGACGACGATTCCGGCGGTGGTTTCATGCCCGTTGACGATTCCGGTGGTGGCTTCATGCCCGACGCCGATGCTGGCGGTGGCTTCATGCCCGACTCTGGCCCCTCAGCTGGCCCCTCGACCACACGCAGCCGCGCGCACTCCGCGGACTccaacgacgacgccgaagAGAGCATCACCTTCGGCCTGATTCCCACGCTCCTGAGCTCCCTTGGCCTCCCatcggacgaggacgtccTCTCCGTCTTCCGCGCGATGGGTGAAGACGGCGTGCGGCGCAAGGACTTCCGTGCGGTCTGTGCTGCCCTGATGCCGCCGGACGCTCAAGAGCCggaagatgaagaagcAGACGAGGATGAAAAGGATGAAGATGGTGACTGGGACATGAGTTCCGGTTCTGACTCTGATGCCTTTGCACCAagcgacgagagcgactTTGGCGCACCCAAAGGcaagaggacgacgcgacgcgccaAGGCTCTCGAGGATACTGGTGCGGCCCGACTGTCTACCCGTCAacgcgaggcggcgcgcgcgttgTGGGCACTCATAAAGCCCGACGCGAAGGGTACAAATGGCATTCTCTctcgcgacgaggtcaagagATGGGCTCGGGAGCTCGGCGAAATGTGgtccgacgtcgaggtAAGTCATggcaaggacgagctgacCTAGATTACGGATATGGTTACATTGTTTTCGGGGCAGCATGAGGGACGAGGCTTGAGTTTCGAGGACTTTGGGGTTGTGATGCTGCGTGCGGGACTCGTGTAGAATCCGGTACTGCCTTTTCCTGAAGCAACGGCGTGGCCGGCGCACACTACGTACACccctcgcgcgcgtggAGATCCGATATTTGAGGACCTCAATCCCGGGGCGTCGCGCCCATCACTGACACGGTGAGGATCGACAACAACCGAGGCGGGATCCGTCATAGCCACTG of Cutaneotrichosporon cavernicola HIS019 DNA, chromosome: 4 contains these proteins:
- a CDS encoding uncharacterized protein (AN1-like Zinc finger) codes for the protein MSLLDVGTSCATCALVDFLPFTCLSCERVFCREHVQGHDCSQPQIQAGPSRKRLRGTCAFGECKVETIESVGGLEGAAEDNVARQVRCVCGGAFCVKHRSQEAHECTAPRALSARQDAQIVRRDKAAEVMAKHFPIQAGKERIAVPKQVDRTRTGSPPRLNPSSSTVPNPAPSPSPSPALLTANDKLYKLHQTKTRSLARPLDAKVPRDKSAALEFVVDEGGARVRTWLAGGGKYAPTAAGAAIGTGKPERIWVPHAMPGGKLFDTLIARAKMSRAGLQLAALVISLRPDAPRAATPLDLTLSAGEQVTSGDVIVLVRGWE